Proteins encoded by one window of Candidatus Zixiibacteriota bacterium:
- the vorB gene encoding 3-methyl-2-oxobutanoate dehydrogenase subunit VorB, with protein MAKVLMKGNEAIAEAALKAGATNYFCYPITPQTEVAEYLSRRMPQVGGVFLQGESELAVANMLFGASSTGKRVFTTSSSPGISLMQEAISYMAGAQLPVVIVNIMRGGPGLGGILPAQSDYFQATKAGGHGDYRVLVLAPSTIQEAVDLMMLSFYLADKYRNPVMLIGDGMIGQMMEPVEFPDKYEEPELPPKDWAATGAKGRKPVIIKSLFLDPVGLEKNSWLLHAKYEQMKKEEIRFEQYKISAKNKIIIVAYGTMARICQTAIDELEKEGISVGLFRPISLFPFPLKQIGDEAAKKNIDDVLVVEMSTAQMCEDVERAVLGRKPISFYGRTGGIVPSPEEVIDQVKKLIDKRKPKTKKKA; from the coding sequence ATGGCGAAAGTACTGATGAAAGGTAATGAGGCGATCGCTGAAGCGGCGTTGAAGGCGGGTGCGACCAACTACTTCTGTTATCCGATCACGCCGCAGACAGAGGTAGCCGAGTATTTATCCCGTCGTATGCCCCAGGTGGGTGGCGTCTTCTTGCAGGGCGAGAGCGAACTGGCGGTGGCCAACATGCTCTTCGGAGCTTCTTCGACCGGCAAGAGGGTCTTCACGACATCATCCAGCCCTGGTATCAGCCTTATGCAGGAGGCGATTTCATACATGGCCGGGGCGCAACTGCCGGTGGTGATAGTTAATATCATGCGCGGTGGCCCGGGACTCGGCGGCATCCTTCCGGCGCAATCAGACTATTTTCAGGCCACCAAGGCCGGTGGGCACGGGGACTATCGGGTGCTCGTGCTGGCTCCATCGACCATACAGGAGGCGGTTGACCTTATGATGCTGTCGTTTTACCTGGCTGACAAGTATCGTAATCCGGTAATGTTGATAGGCGATGGAATGATCGGCCAGATGATGGAACCGGTGGAATTTCCGGACAAGTACGAAGAACCGGAGCTTCCCCCCAAGGACTGGGCGGCTACCGGGGCGAAAGGGCGCAAACCGGTAATCATAAAATCGCTCTTTCTCGATCCGGTCGGGCTTGAGAAAAACAGCTGGCTTCTGCACGCGAAATACGAGCAGATGAAAAAGGAAGAGATTCGTTTCGAGCAATATAAGATATCGGCCAAAAACAAAATTATCATTGTCGCCTACGGCACCATGGCAAGAATTTGTCAGACCGCTATCGATGAGCTCGAAAAAGAAGGCATCTCCGTGGGGTTGTTCCGACCCATCAGCCTCTTCCCCTTCCCTCTCAAGCAAATCGGCGACGAAGCGGCGAAGAAGAATATCGACGATGTTCTCGTGGTGGAGATGAGCACGGCTCAGATGTGCGAGGATGTCGAGCGAGCGGTGCTAGGCAGAAAGCCGATCAGTTTTTACGGCCGCACCGGCGGCATTGTACCGTCGCCGGAGGAGGTTATCGATCAGGTAAAGAAGCTGATCGATAAGAGAAAACCGAAAACCAAAAAGAAAGCTTGA
- a CDS encoding 4Fe-4S dicluster domain-containing protein, with protein MKYRFMVTPNLCTGCRTCELACSFTHAVDGLRGQTRIYPLAGGHKDLWVPVVCLQCDDASCVKSCLVDALRRNPQTGAIELNQEVCVRCMACVAACPFGCAILDEQHNIVVKCDLCSGDPACAHFCPTKALEWKAVLPTQKRVAG; from the coding sequence ATGAAATACCGGTTTATGGTAACACCGAATTTGTGCACCGGATGCCGTACCTGTGAATTAGCCTGCTCGTTCACGCATGCCGTCGATGGTTTACGCGGCCAGACTCGAATATATCCTCTCGCCGGTGGGCATAAAGACCTGTGGGTCCCGGTGGTATGCCTTCAGTGCGACGACGCCTCCTGCGTGAAGTCGTGTCTGGTTGATGCTTTGCGCCGCAACCCACAGACCGGAGCTATCGAGCTTAACCAGGAGGTGTGCGTAAGGTGTATGGCCTGTGTGGCGGCCTGCCCGTTTGGTTGCGCGATTCTCGATGAACAGCACAACATCGTTGTCAAATGTGACCTGTGCAGTGGTGATCCGGCCTGCGCCCACTTCTGCCCCACCAAGGCTCTCGAGTGGAAGGCGGTCTTGCCGACTCAAAAAAG
- the nuoE gene encoding NADH-quinone oxidoreductase subunit NuoE produces MNHDMSKLPEIFERYSKSQESLIAVLQDIQKEFQFLPCEALEETSRVLNVPLSKVFSVSTFYNAFSLNPRGETVIRICVGTACHIRGARLIQDQIESSLGIKAGETTSDGKFTIEVVACVGACAMAPVAIVNDKYHGSLKVSNVKKLLKVK; encoded by the coding sequence ATGAATCACGACATGAGCAAACTACCGGAAATATTCGAGCGATATTCCAAGTCACAGGAATCGCTTATTGCCGTGCTGCAGGATATTCAAAAGGAATTTCAATTTCTTCCGTGTGAAGCGCTCGAGGAGACTTCGAGGGTTCTGAACGTGCCGTTGAGCAAAGTCTTCTCGGTATCAACGTTTTACAACGCCTTCAGCCTGAATCCCCGCGGTGAGACGGTTATTCGGATTTGCGTTGGCACGGCCTGTCATATTCGCGGGGCGCGTTTGATTCAGGATCAGATTGAGAGTTCGCTGGGAATCAAAGCGGGCGAAACCACGTCGGACGGCAAGTTCACCATCGAGGTGGTCGCCTGTGTCGGCGCGTGCGCCATGGCGCCGGTCGCGATTGTGAATGACAAGTACCATGGTTCTCTCAAGGTATCCAACGTCAAGAAACTTCTGAAGGTAAAGTGA
- a CDS encoding 2-oxoacid:acceptor oxidoreductase family protein: MQQFEVTFAGFGGQGIMTAGQLLAYAGMAEGKKVIWLPSYGPEMRGGTAYCTVVISDERIGSPIINNPMALCVFNRPSFEKFAPRIKSGGLLVVNSSLINLTSDRKDITELLVPANDIAMKAGNAKAANIVMLGAFVGASKVIKYDTVNKIVVDKMGAKKDLLKINLAVLKQGYDLALELMAQKEKV, translated from the coding sequence ATGCAGCAATTTGAAGTTACTTTTGCCGGATTCGGAGGTCAGGGGATTATGACGGCCGGGCAGCTTCTGGCGTACGCCGGCATGGCGGAGGGGAAAAAAGTGATCTGGTTGCCATCGTACGGCCCCGAGATGCGCGGCGGCACTGCTTATTGTACGGTGGTCATTTCGGACGAACGTATCGGCTCTCCGATTATAAACAACCCGATGGCGCTGTGCGTGTTTAATCGGCCATCGTTTGAGAAATTCGCTCCGCGGATAAAGTCCGGTGGGCTGCTGGTTGTCAACAGTTCTTTGATAAACCTCACCTCCGACCGCAAGGATATCACCGAGCTTTTGGTCCCGGCTAACGACATCGCCATGAAGGCGGGTAATGCCAAAGCGGCCAATATCGTGATGCTCGGAGCTTTTGTCGGTGCTTCGAAAGTGATAAAATACGACACCGTCAACAAGATCGTAGTTGATAAGATGGGCGCCAAGAAGGACCTGCTTAAAATCAATCTCGCTGTGCTCAAACAGGGGTATGACCTGGCTCTGGAATTGATGGCTCAGAAGGAAAAAGTATGA
- a CDS encoding 4Fe-4S binding protein: protein MPGVTIDKNHCKGCELCVKACPQQILRMSKQIGIKGYFYAEMADSSRCIGCKICAITCPDVAIEVHTHGTSFALFDY, encoded by the coding sequence ATGCCCGGCGTTACCATAGATAAGAATCATTGTAAAGGTTGTGAGCTGTGCGTGAAGGCGTGTCCTCAGCAGATACTGAGAATGTCCAAACAGATCGGTATCAAGGGATACTTCTACGCGGAAATGGCAGACAGCTCCCGCTGTATCGGCTGCAAGATTTGCGCCATCACCTGCCCTGATGTGGCGATCGAGGTTCACACCCACGGGACCTCATTTGCGCTGTTTGATTACTGA
- a CDS encoding 2Fe-2S iron-sulfur cluster-binding protein, with protein MVSLTINGKIVQAEEGEMLLSVLRREKIDIPALCHHEAVEPFGACRLCVVEITRESWDGWCDYVTSCLYPVSAGLIVNTHAPKVNELRKTILDLFLARHPKCPEIIQLAGEYGVIKTSYETVKDGNNCILCALCTRICDRMGFKAISTVGRGHGKEVAPPLRQAPVDCVGCLSCAKNCPTNFIEYKIKGTKLTIWDRTFELMTCGQCGKPTITKEFAERLSAERNIPVEYFSLCDDCHRKDLATTMGRIAVWEREAQS; from the coding sequence ATGGTCAGTTTGACAATAAACGGAAAGATCGTTCAGGCCGAGGAAGGCGAGATGCTTTTGTCGGTGCTGCGGCGCGAGAAGATAGACATTCCCGCGCTGTGTCACCATGAGGCGGTTGAGCCTTTCGGAGCCTGTCGCCTGTGCGTTGTGGAAATTACCCGTGAATCCTGGGACGGATGGTGCGACTATGTGACTTCGTGCCTCTACCCTGTTTCGGCCGGTCTGATTGTAAATACGCACGCGCCGAAAGTAAACGAACTTCGCAAAACGATACTGGACCTGTTTCTGGCTCGACACCCGAAGTGTCCGGAGATTATTCAATTGGCCGGCGAATACGGGGTAATCAAAACCAGCTATGAAACGGTTAAAGACGGCAATAACTGCATCCTGTGCGCTCTCTGTACCCGGATATGTGATCGTATGGGCTTCAAGGCGATATCTACCGTCGGGCGCGGACACGGCAAGGAGGTGGCTCCTCCCCTTCGTCAGGCCCCGGTGGATTGTGTCGGGTGTTTATCGTGCGCCAAGAACTGCCCGACGAATTTCATAGAATACAAGATTAAGGGTACAAAACTTACCATCTGGGATCGCACCTTTGAGCTTATGACCTGTGGCCAGTGCGGGAAGCCGACCATAACGAAGGAATTCGCCGAGCGGTTGAGCGCGGAGCGGAATATCCCGGTCGAGTATTTCTCGCTCTGTGATGATTGTCACCGCAAGGATCTGGCAACGACAATGGGCCGAATCGCTGTCTGGGAACGGGAGGCACAATCATGA
- a CDS encoding thiamine pyrophosphate-dependent enzyme: MEITENTIFARPEALQDTITHYCPGCTHGVIHRLVAEALDSLGVRERSLGVAPVGCSVLAYNYFNCDFLEAPHGRAPALATGFKRLRPDMIVFTYQGDGDLASIGMSEIIHSANRGEKFTTIFVNNAVYGMTGGQMAPTTLEGQITTTSPAGRDVELTGQPIRMVELLSSLATPAYLERVAVHTPQHIIQAKRAIKKAFTYQVEGRCFSMVEVLSTCPTNWGMTPTEATAWLADKMMTYYPLGCKKDPGSSET; the protein is encoded by the coding sequence ATGGAAATTACGGAAAATACGATTTTTGCCAGACCGGAAGCTCTTCAAGATACCATTACCCACTACTGTCCGGGATGCACACACGGCGTGATACACCGTCTGGTCGCCGAGGCTCTCGACAGCCTGGGAGTGCGAGAGAGGTCGCTTGGTGTGGCGCCGGTTGGATGTTCCGTGCTGGCTTACAACTATTTCAACTGCGACTTTCTCGAGGCTCCCCATGGTCGTGCTCCGGCACTGGCCACCGGCTTTAAAAGACTTCGGCCGGACATGATAGTGTTCACGTATCAGGGTGACGGGGATCTGGCTTCGATAGGCATGAGTGAGATAATTCACTCGGCCAACCGCGGTGAAAAATTCACGACGATATTCGTCAATAACGCGGTGTATGGGATGACCGGCGGTCAGATGGCTCCCACCACTCTTGAGGGGCAGATCACGACAACCAGTCCGGCGGGAAGAGATGTGGAACTCACGGGTCAGCCGATTCGGATGGTGGAACTGCTTTCTTCGCTGGCCACACCGGCATATCTTGAGCGCGTGGCCGTACATACCCCGCAGCATATTATTCAGGCCAAGCGCGCGATAAAGAAGGCGTTTACCTATCAGGTTGAAGGCAGATGTTTCTCGATGGTCGAGGTGCTTTCCACCTGTCCCACCAACTGGGGTATGACCCCGACTGAAGCGACGGCCTGGCTTGCCGACAAGATGATGACTTACTATCCGCTGGGCTGCAAAAAGGACCCCGGCAGTTCGGAGACATAG
- a CDS encoding NADH-ubiquinone oxidoreductase-F iron-sulfur binding region domain-containing protein, with the protein MQVKDPQQLAKVRDKYLAGQKKYPRKVMVCCGTGCLANGAGKIVEAFKSALDKREIKNFAVEAIKETGCHGFCEQGPLVIIEPEGIFYTRVKPKDVDAIIEQSIENKNVVESLLFTEPKSGKKIEKYDDVGFFSHQRRLALRNLGKIAANDIREYISVGGYQALAKALTGMTPDEIIDEITKSGLRGRGGGGFPAGKKWRTCRDVESDVRYVICNGDEGDPGAFMDRSIMEGDPHAVLEGMMIAAFAVGARQGYIYVREEYPLAVTHLSKAIKDCEETGLLGDDILGTGFSFEIHIARGAGAFVCGESSALMKSVAGEVGEPRAKYIRSVIKGLYDQPTVLNNVETFVNVPLIINRGADWFKSIGTRKSSGTKVFSLVGKVRNTGLIEVAMGTTLREIIYDIGGGIIDNRPFKAVQTGGPSGGCLPDSQLDLPVDFDSLTEAGSMMGSGGMIVMDDKTCMVDVARYFLSFLVAESCGKCVPCREGLYQLHALTDKICQGKGKESDLDKIEKLSEMVIIGSLCGLGKSGPNPVLSTLKFFRDEYLAHIRDKRCPAGVCRDLIKYEILDSCTGCTACVAVCPTGAITGKKDKVHILDQKKCTKCGACFAICRFDAIEVS; encoded by the coding sequence ATGCAGGTAAAAGACCCACAGCAATTAGCGAAAGTCAGAGATAAGTACCTTGCCGGACAGAAAAAATACCCCCGCAAGGTGATGGTCTGCTGCGGTACGGGATGTCTTGCCAACGGAGCCGGGAAGATTGTTGAGGCCTTTAAAAGCGCTCTCGATAAACGTGAAATAAAGAATTTCGCGGTTGAAGCCATCAAGGAGACAGGCTGTCACGGCTTTTGCGAGCAGGGTCCGCTGGTAATTATCGAACCCGAGGGAATCTTCTACACCAGGGTCAAGCCCAAAGATGTAGACGCGATTATTGAGCAGTCGATTGAAAATAAGAACGTAGTGGAATCACTTCTGTTCACCGAGCCGAAGAGCGGCAAAAAGATTGAGAAATACGACGATGTCGGATTCTTCTCGCACCAGCGTCGCCTGGCCCTGAGAAATCTCGGCAAGATAGCCGCCAACGATATCAGGGAATATATCAGCGTTGGTGGGTATCAGGCGCTGGCCAAGGCCCTGACCGGTATGACGCCCGATGAGATAATAGACGAGATCACGAAGTCGGGTTTGCGCGGACGAGGGGGCGGTGGATTCCCGGCCGGCAAAAAATGGCGTACCTGCCGCGATGTCGAGTCGGATGTCCGGTATGTAATCTGTAATGGCGACGAGGGTGATCCCGGCGCGTTCATGGATCGTTCCATAATGGAGGGTGATCCTCACGCCGTGCTGGAAGGGATGATGATTGCGGCTTTCGCAGTTGGCGCGAGGCAGGGATATATCTATGTTCGCGAGGAATACCCGCTGGCGGTGACGCATCTTTCCAAGGCTATTAAGGATTGCGAAGAAACCGGTCTGCTCGGAGACGATATTCTGGGGACCGGATTTTCGTTCGAGATTCATATTGCCCGGGGGGCGGGCGCTTTCGTATGCGGCGAATCATCGGCTCTCATGAAATCTGTCGCCGGCGAAGTCGGTGAGCCGCGAGCCAAGTATATCCGGTCGGTCATAAAGGGGCTGTATGATCAGCCGACCGTGTTGAACAACGTTGAGACCTTTGTCAATGTTCCGCTGATCATAAATAGAGGCGCGGACTGGTTCAAGAGTATCGGCACCAGGAAAAGCTCGGGAACGAAAGTCTTCTCCCTCGTCGGGAAAGTCCGCAACACCGGTTTGATTGAGGTTGCCATGGGCACCACCCTGCGCGAGATTATTTACGATATCGGCGGGGGCATAATCGATAATCGCCCGTTCAAGGCAGTTCAGACCGGCGGACCATCGGGCGGTTGTCTTCCCGATTCACAGCTCGACCTTCCCGTAGATTTCGATTCGCTCACCGAGGCCGGTTCGATGATGGGTTCGGGTGGCATGATTGTCATGGATGATAAGACGTGCATGGTTGATGTCGCCCGTTATTTCCTGTCTTTTCTTGTAGCCGAATCGTGCGGCAAGTGCGTTCCCTGCCGTGAGGGTCTGTACCAGCTTCATGCTCTGACGGATAAGATTTGCCAGGGGAAGGGTAAAGAGTCGGATCTCGACAAGATCGAGAAACTCTCGGAGATGGTGATTATCGGTTCGCTTTGCGGGCTGGGGAAATCAGGTCCGAATCCGGTGCTGAGTACGCTGAAGTTTTTCAGAGACGAATACCTGGCGCATATTCGGGACAAACGCTGTCCCGCCGGCGTATGTCGCGATCTCATAAAATATGAAATTTTGGACAGCTGCACGGGTTGTACCGCCTGCGTGGCGGTCTGCCCCACCGGCGCCATCACGGGAAAGAAAGACAAAGTACACATACTTGACCAGAAGAAGTGCACCAAGTGCGGAGCTTGCTTTGCCATCTGTCGCTTCGACGCTATAGAGGTTAGTTAG
- a CDS encoding cobalamin biosynthesis protein CbiA produces MIAFRSPDVSTGIIIIVGGYGSGKSEVSVNLARYLVANRATPDESIAIVDLDIVNPYFRSREAAAELEKLGIDAINPKGGQFYADLPIILPQIKSRLKEHRGTTVVDVGGDDAGARVLSSLADAFTPDEYELLMVLNLNRPFTSTVDGCLKMIKEIETSSRLKFTGIISNTHLMDDTDEATILAGLELAHRVSKKTGLPIVFLSATDEVLERIDPARIDVPVLALNRSLLKPWERKKQSGTK; encoded by the coding sequence GTGATAGCGTTTCGATCTCCAGATGTTTCCACCGGCATTATCATAATAGTCGGCGGTTATGGTAGTGGCAAATCCGAGGTCTCGGTTAATCTCGCCCGCTATCTGGTCGCTAATCGGGCCACGCCTGATGAATCGATTGCGATAGTGGACCTCGATATTGTCAATCCGTACTTCCGGTCCAGAGAAGCGGCGGCGGAACTCGAGAAGTTGGGTATTGACGCCATCAATCCCAAAGGCGGACAATTCTATGCCGACCTTCCGATAATACTCCCCCAGATAAAATCGAGACTAAAAGAACACCGTGGTACGACTGTCGTCGATGTGGGTGGTGATGATGCGGGCGCGAGGGTGCTCAGTTCCCTGGCGGATGCTTTTACGCCCGACGAATATGAGCTGTTGATGGTGCTCAACCTGAATCGCCCGTTTACATCGACTGTCGATGGCTGTTTGAAGATGATAAAAGAGATTGAGACTTCGTCGCGTCTGAAATTCACGGGTATAATTTCCAACACCCATTTGATGGATGATACGGACGAAGCGACGATTCTGGCGGGCCTTGAGTTGGCTCACCGGGTGAGTAAAAAGACGGGCTTGCCGATTGTGTTTTTGAGCGCCACCGATGAAGTGCTCGAGCGAATAGACCCGGCCAGGATTGACGTGCCGGTGCTCGCGCTCAACCGGTCGCTTTTGAAGCCCTGGGAAAGAAAGAAACAAAGCGGGACCAAGTAA